The DNA segment GTGTGGTTTCCAGATTGGGAGGAATACAGAGAGGTGAGTCAGCCTCAGAAGAGGCTGTGATATCATGGTCAGTCTCTCAGCAGGATCTGAGTCCTGCTTGAACCATTCCAGCCAGGTGGGGGGATGGCTGGAGTCATCTCAGCTGCCCACCTGGCGTCCTCTGTGTGAAGCCTCTAATCCCCTGTTCTCCAGCCCACAGTGATCTCTGGACTGCTGACCTCCCAGTGTTCCCATCGGGCCTCACAGCCGGACACACTCATTGAAGTGACTCGATGGCCCTGGGAGGCTCCTGGATAAGGTGTGAGATCCCATCTTCATGCAGCCTGGAACCTCCCAGTTGTGTCTCTGTCCCAAGGTGTACCTGAGAAAGGGGAGGTGGCTCCATCCCATCTGGAGAAATGCTAGGTTAAGCAATGCTAAAAGGATTTTCtggcaggacatggtggctcgtgcctgtaatcccagcactttgggaggctgaggtgggaggatcacttgagctatagagtttgagactagccccagcctggaaaacacagtgaaaccctgtctctacaaaaaatttaaaaattagagccgggcgcggtggctcacgcttgtaatcccagcactttgggaggccgaggcgggcggatcacgaggtcaggagatcgagaccacggtgaaaccccgtctctactaaaaatacaaaaaattagccgggcgtggtggcgggcgcctgtagtcccagctactcggagaggctgaggcaggagaacggcgtgaacccgggaggcggagcttgcagtgagcagagattgcgccactgcactccagcctgggcgacagagcgagactccgtctcaaaaaaaaaaaaaaaaaaaaaaattaaaaattaggagtggtggtgcacgcacctatagtcccagctacatagaaggctgaggtgggaggatagcttgagcttggcaggtcgaggctgcagtgaaccactgcaccactgcattctggcctgggtgataaagcaaaactctgtcttaaaacaaaacaaacaaaaaaacaaaagagaaaggttctctttctgtagaattcaCTGGGCACTAGGCAGTGCCcagggaattctttttttttttttttttgagagcaggTACTGTTTATTAACCAACCagcttagaaaaataatcatggtAGACACCTTAGTTCATTCTTCTAATAAGCCTGTTGATCTGGTCCTCCCTATTGCCAGCATCTCCACCTTCTACAAAAtgggtggtcttttttttttttttttttaattttttttgcatacaaaaacaataaacattttctaaaaatacatacaaacaaaaagatgcgtatcaaacatattaggaaggttgcacatgggaagtcggggaatagaaatgggggtgggagttaaaataaatgagagagggactttatatggatcagtgataataactcaatcctctatttgacaaagaagagggagaaggaagaggaagaaaaagaaagtgggataaaggatcagaaagggaggaaaatagaaaaaattagagtatgactccagggtagacctgttttgttgtcattgagttggttggttggttggtttgtctgttgtattcttcatgtttcgccaagttggccagactggtctcgaactcctagcccgaagtgatcaacccgcctcgccccccagagggccgggaccacaggcgtgagccaccacgtccagcccctaCATTGCTTCtagcctccgtggtagacctcccagacggagcggccaggcagaggagctcctcacttctacccagacacggggcggccgggcagaggggctcctcacttcccagacggggcggccaggcagagacgctcctcacttcttcccagacgataggtggccgggcagaggcgctcctcacttcccagacgatgggtggtcgggcagaggcgctccccacttcccagacaatgggtggccgggcagaggcgctcctcacctcccagacgatgggtggccaggcagaggcactcctcacttcccagatggggcagccgggcagaggcgctcctcactttccagacgatgggtggccgggcagaggcgctcctcacaaaATGGGTggtctttttcttcattccacCTCGTGGAGAGGACAATTTGAAGGGCCACAGGAAGTTATTTGCCTCTTTGAAGCGTTTTCCAACAGTATAGATCTCATGAATCAGATCCTCCATGCAGATGATGCCGTATTTACCAAGAGATCGAGCAATCAAAGCGTTATCTGTCAAAGCAATTCGCTTCTTATTGATTTTGCCATAACCACACTTGTAGATTAGTTCATTTACTGACTTCAGATTGGGGTACCCCCATGCAATATATGGCTCTACAATCCTCAGTATGTTAATCGAAGCCTTGTTGAGCTTCACAAAGGTTCCATTGAAGATTTGACGAAGGCGAAGAAGCTGCAACACCTTTCGAAACTTTGGGCTCACGCCACTGATACCTCTGATTCTGATGACAAATGCCAATTTGGGTTCTGCAGGTACATAGAAGTTGCCAGCTTTTCTTGCCATCCTCGCCATTCGAAATTCAGTTCTGTACATCTGCCTATAGTGTTTTGCTTTTTCATAGATAAGCTTCCTCCTTGCCTTTCGAAGCATCTTTTGGGCAAATTTCTTTCTCAGGCACTTGATCTTCAGCTCTGTGAAATTCCTTCGCTTTTTCTTAAGGGTTTCTGGCACAGCAGGAacctccttcttctcttctacACCCTCCATGGTTCCAGCCAGAAAAAGAGCGGGAATTCTAAATACAAAGGGTACTGAGTTTCCAAGAGGAAAGTTTAGCATGCAGTTCGCTCTCAATTTATTTGACCTGAATTTTTTCACAGAGAGCTATTAACGTATTGAAGGACATTAGTGTCCAATAAAAGCTGATCTTGCACAAGGACCCTCACCAGGGCTGGGGAAATGTTTGCTGAACTAAGCAGATGATGGAGAAGGATTCCTTTGAGAATTTGTTCCACAGTCTGGCTCTTGGAACCCCACATGGGCCTCATCCTCCTATGGCTGCAGGCAGCCTGGGCCCTGTGCTGACAGCGCTCTGTGTCAGTGTCAGCCCAGCACGGGGGACAGGCATGCCCTTGGCTGAGGAGGTAACTGGCATTTCTAGCTGGGGGGACAGTAAAACATGGAAACTGGCATAAACCTTTCTGGAAAACATTTTGATCCTGTATATCAAGATCCAAAAATATGCGCACATACTTTTGATCTAGAAGTTCCACTGCCAGGAAACCTGCTGAGGaaaggccgggcaaggtggctcacgcctgtaatcccagcactttgggaggctgaagtgggcagatcacttgaggtcaggagttcaagacaagtctggccaacctggtgagaccccatctctactaaaaatacaaacattatctgggcatggcgtgcacctgtaatctcagctactctggaggctgaggcaggagaatcgcttgaatctgggaggtggaggttgcagtgaaccgagattggaccactgcacttcagcctgggcgacagagtagactccgtctcaaaaaaaaaaaaaagaaagaaaaaaaaagaactgctgaGGGAGGCACTAAACCTGAAGGTGTCCATaacagcattattattattattattattattattttattattattttattattttattgagatagggtctggctctgttgccaggctggagtgcagtggcatgatctgggcccactgtagccttgaccttttgggctcaagccatcctcccccctcagcctccagagtagctgggattacaggtgtgagccactgtgcctggcctaacatTATTGATTGATAAGAGTAAAAATTTAGAGACAAGCCAAATGCTCGATCATCAGGAAGCAGGCAAGTCACTTACAGTATAACCACTTGGTAGATATCACAATGTTTAcaagaaattttcaaaattgtttttaaatttagaaaagccTTCCAGGCCCACTGTGTGACCTTCACACCAGACAAAAGTACAATGTGAGGAACACAGTGAGACCGCCCCTCAACCCCTTGTCTGGTCCAGTAGCCCTCTGTTAACTGTTAATGTGAAGCATGTGCCCTTCCCTCCAGAACTACAACTAGTTTTGAATAATGTAGAGAAGAGCctgttttaaaatgtcaagaGAAAAAAAGTTGATACAGAATTGTGTCTACGGTATAATCTaatgatcaagaaaaaaaaaagtcaagaatgaagttcacCAGAATGTCACTTCTCAGTGgtggaattattttttctttaaggttcttttgtaaattttccaCACATAGACTTCAGCAGAGAAATAAATTAacaatcaataaaaagaaagaaaacaaacaagaaaaaaaaggcaaacagcAATCTGCACATCCGTTAGGTCTCTTTCAGTTGCAAGTGATAGAAACCTAACACAAACTGGTTTATGAAAAAAGGAAGTTTGTTGTCACTAGGATGTCCTGAGATAGCATGGCTTCAGGTACAGCAGGATTCAGGTCCTCAAACCATGTCATCAGGAACctgtctccctcccaccctccgtTAGCTCTGTTTTCTTTGgcattggttttgttttctggccGTTTCACAGCTATAATACTATTGAATATGGTGACTACTGTTCACAGCTTCTTCACCTAGCTTGGTGGTGGGAGTGGGAGGGCTGAAAGGTAGTATGTTAACAGGACAGTTGGTTTTCTAATGAAACTCTTGAGAAGGCAGTGTGACAGACATCATGAGCCCTGTAGGAAGCCAGCAGCCCCTCATTCCCCATTCCTAGTTCAGTTGGGATTGCGCTGTGCTCTGCAGGTCCTCCTCCTGGGGCCTGCTGGGACCCACCATCTCCGAGGGGGAACTGGTCTTTTTCTCCATGGTTCCAGCCTAAGTCCTGCAGAAGGCTGTCACTGGTCAGATCTGGTCATGTGGTCCCATCCCCAAGTCAGTCCCACAGAGGCACTTGGACAGAGGGTGAGAATGGGGTAGGAGATCTTCCATTATGAAAAGTCAGTGTGTGTTATGAATAGGAGGGAGGCTGGGTAGGAGAAAGCAACTGATGTCTTCCACATCCAGTCAGTGGGTACTTGAGGAATTTCAATACAATTCAAAATGGAATCAGGGTGACCTGGGCCTGCTCTTGGGCAGGTGGACCTGGAGTATGACTGCACCCAGTGGTAGTGAAACCACATGTCAATATTCCCCTTGTTATTGCCCCTGAGTACTTCTTTCACTTCCCCTAGCTCTTCCACCA comes from the Symphalangus syndactylus isolate Jambi chromosome 8, NHGRI_mSymSyn1-v2.1_pri, whole genome shotgun sequence genome and includes:
- the LOC129487275 gene encoding large ribosomal subunit protein uL30-like, with translation MEGVEEKKEVPAVPETLKKKRRNFTELKIKCLRKKFAQKMLRKARRKLIYEKAKHYRQMYRTEFRMARMARKAGNFYVPAEPKLAFVIRIRGISGVSPKFRKVLQLLRLRQIFNGTFVKLNKASINILRIVEPYIAWGYPNLKSVNELIYKCGYGKINKKRIALTDNALIARSLGKYGIICMEDLIHEIYTVGKRFKEANNFLWPFKLSSPRGGMKKKTTHFTTHFVEGGDAGNREDQINRLIRRMN